From one Neovison vison isolate M4711 chromosome 1, ASM_NN_V1, whole genome shotgun sequence genomic stretch:
- the LOC122901915 gene encoding 60S ribosomal protein L39-like: MSSHKTFRIKRFLAKKQKQNHPIPQWIWMKTGNKIRYNSKRRHWRRTKLGL, from the coding sequence ATGTCTTCTCACAAGACTTTCAGGATCAAGCGATTCCtggccaagaaacaaaagcagaatcatcCCATTCCCCAGTGGATTTGGATGAAAACTGGTAATAAAATCAGGTACAACTCCAAGAGGAGGCACTGGAGGAGAACCAAGCTGGGTCTCTAA